Proteins from a genomic interval of Trichoderma breve strain T069 chromosome 2, whole genome shotgun sequence:
- a CDS encoding dihydrouridine synthase (Dus) domain-containing protein, whose protein sequence is MNGQHPDVDSQPEERAAKRIKIDDAGAALDHKGENGQETAQVPQNGNHVKHSDNRVKGMAPIKKEYLIDMSGNQTERSAAVDDDAAEGRGSNDRDQRDGQDARDRGKKGKKKQKGQNIDRSFGRFDDAIPLCNSRAYSAEFSPKECQYGDACKMCHDLRKYLSEGRREDVEALGGKCPAFEAYGYCASGWKCRFVKSHMQEIEHADGRKELVLSDNRPPKVEPKEPPKEEESAPLEASEEKGSKFEERGKSEDELRPGIFNVVTMGQKIELNRKRLDFTKADEYIKWLNHEAGISQDFHHRRKDQPALGLEDLRARFVDPPFKPSEKRRLYFGAETPTLAPLTTQGNLPFRRLCVELGCQATYSEMALGMPLLQGSKPDWTLMRAHRSEITPPKMNPGAIPLFDDYNHSRDLKFGAQISVIDLNCGCPIDKVFKSGAGSALLDASGKMERMIRGMNAVSGEIPISAKIRTGVRKDRSTATQIIGKLAFGSREHRERLGAPGCAALTLHGRSREQRYTKTADWGYIGECAALIKTYNDEKAKITDTIAEPDASTLANSKDGRMYFLGNGDCFSHVDYYEHLEKARVDTVMIGRGALIKPWIFEEIEKGQYLDKSSTERLGYIEKFVKYGLEAWGSDELGIGYTRRFLLEYLSFAHRYVPIGLLEHLPPRLNDRPPAYKGRDEMETMMASDNYKDWIKISEMFLGPVHPGFQFQPKHKSNSYEAEG, encoded by the exons ATGAATGGACAACATCCGGATGTTGACTCGCAACCAGAGGAGCGAGCTGCGAAGCGAATTAAGATTGACGACGCAGGTGCTGCTCTGGACCACAAGGGAGAAAATGGCCAAGAGACGGCTCAAGTTCCTCAGAACGGCAATCATGTAAAGCATTCAGACA ATCGGGTCAAGGGCATGGCTCCCATTAAGAAGGA GTATCTCATCGATATGTCAGGGAACCAGACTGAGCGTTCTGCTGCTGTGGATGACGACGCTGCTGAGGGTCGAGGTTCTAATGACCGAGACCAGAGAGATGGGCAAGATGCGAGAGATCGAggaaagaagggaaagaagaagcaaaagggccaGAATATTGATCGTTCATTTGGAAGATTTGACGATGCTATTCCACTTTGCAACAGCAGGGCTTACTCTGCAGAATTCTCGCCAAAGGAATGCCAGTACGGTGATGCGTGCAAGATGTGCCACGATCTACGCAAATACCTGAGCGAGGGCCGTCGCGAAGATGTCGAGGCTCTCGGCGGGAAATGCCCTGCATTCGAGGCGTATGGCTACTGTGCTTCAGGCTGGAAGTGCCGGTTCGTCAAGAGCCACATGCAAGAAATTGAGCACGCCGATGGCAGGAAAGAGCTGGTTTTGAGCGACAACCGTCCGCCCAAGGTGGAGCCCAAGGAGCCGcccaaggaagaagagtctgCTCCTCTGGAGGCTTCGGAGGAAAAGGGATCAAAGtttgaggagagagggaaaagcgAAGACGAACTGCGACCCGGCATCTTCAACGTTGTGACTATGGGTCAGAAAATTGAATTGAACCGCAAGAGACTCGACTTTACCAAGGCAGACGAATACATCAAATGGCTGAATCACGAGGCCGGCATCAGCCAGGACTTTCATCACCGTCGCAAAGATCAACCAGCTCTAGGTCTCGAAGACCTTCGGGCTCGATTTGTCGACCCCCCGTTCAAGCCATCCGAGAAGCGCCGCCTGTACTTTGGTGCAGAGACTCCGACTCTTGCTCCTTTGACGACTCAGGGGAACCTCCCATTCCGACGTCTATGTGTAGAACTCGGCTGTCAAGCGACTTACTCGGAAATGGCTTTGGGAATGCCCCTGCTTCAGGGCTCCAAGCCTGATTGGACCTTGATGCGCGCTCACAGGTCTGAGATTACGCCCCCCAAGATGAATCCGGGAGCTATCCCGCTGTTCGACGACTATAACCATTCGCGCGATCTCAAGTTTGGCGCCCAAATCTCAG TAATCGATCTCAACTGCGGTTGCCCAATCGACAAGGTCTTCAAGTCAGGTGCTGgatctgctcttcttgatgccagTGGCAAAATGGAGCGCATGATCAGAGGCATGAATGCTGTGTCTGGCGAGATTCCCATCAGCGCCAAGATCCGGACTGGAGTTCGCAAGGACCGCTCAACCGCCACCCAGATCATCGGCAAGCTGGCCTTTGGATCTCGCGAGCATCGCGAACGACTTGGTGCTCCTGGATGCGCCGCACTTACTCTTCACGGCCGTAGTCGCGAGCAGCGGTATACCAAGACGGCAGATTGGGGTTACATTGGCGAGTGTGCTGCTCTCATTAAGACATACAACGATGAAAAAGCCAAAATCACCGACACCATTGCTGAGCCAGATGCGAGCACCCTAGCCAATTCAAAGGACGGACGCATGTACTTCCTCGGAAACGGCGACTGCTTTTCCCACGTCGACTACTATGAGCACCTTGAAAAGGCTCGCGTTGACACGGTCATGATTGGCCGCGGAGCCCTCATCAAACCCTGGatctttgaagaaatcgAAAAGGGCCAATACCTCGACAAGTCTTCCACCGAACGCCTTGGCTACATTGAAAAGTTTGTCAAGTATGGTCTCGAAGCGTGGGGCTCGGATGAACTGGGCATCGGCTACACCAGACGCTTCCTCCTCGAGTATCTCAGCTTCGCGCACCGCTATGTGCCAATTGGTCTGCTGGAGCACTTGCCTCCACGACTGAACGATCGGCCACCGGCGTACAAGggcagagatgagatggagacgatgatggcgtctGACAACTACAAGGACTGGATCAAGATAAG CGAAATGTTCCTCGGACCCGTTCACCCAGGATTCCAGTTCCAGCCCAAGCACAAGTCGAACTCTTACGAAGCTGAAGGCTAG
- a CDS encoding variant SH3 domain-containing protein, with protein sequence MASPPKPWERAGAGSAPSLTIPSSPASASSAPLSPASSVASMDAPPIPERPASLAASINQNAAAHTRVGAMGGMAGMPGMGASPYGGYNSAYSSPYSSPYSRFGGGYGGYGGGMYGGYGGMGGMYGGGMYGGGMGMGDPNSMVNRFSNGTQATFQMLEGVVTAFGGFAQMLESTYMATHSSFFAMISVAEQFGNLRDTLGSLLGIFTLLRWIRTLLAKLTGRPLPADAASLNPSDFALFQGRSGSPGGGSSQPPKASRKPLLFFLLAAFGLPYLMSKVIKSISANVEEEERRMEQQALEAQKPVDPAKLEFCRLRFDFTPQQPNGMELEGKKGDLVAVLSKNDPAGQPSEWWHCRSRDGRQGYLPSTYLEVLKRSTSEPKKLKAAPDSRTNSLTSSSSSEEGKKEYATADGMQRSHFYS encoded by the exons ATGGCTTCGCCACCTAAGCCCTGGGAGAGAGCTGGCGCTGGCTCAGCACCTTCAC TTACCATCCCATcctcaccagcatcagcatcatcagcacCCTTATCGCCTGCTTCATCTGTCGCCTCCATGGACGCACCACCGATACCTGAGCGCCCTGCGTCGCTCGCCGCTTCCATCAACCAGAACGCCGCCGCTCACACCCGCGTCGGCGCCATGGGTGGTATGGCAGGCATGCCAGGCATGGGAGCCTCGCCATATGGTGGTTACAACAGTGCATACTCATCACCCTACTCAAGTCCTTACTCACGCTTTGGAGGCGGATATGGAGGATATGGCGGCGGCATGTATGGCGGTTACGGAGGCATGGGCGGTATGtacggcggcggcatgtACGGTGGTGGTATGGGCATGGGCGACCCCAACAGCATGGTAAACCGCTTCAGCAACGGCACCCAGGCCACTTTCCAGATGCTCGAGGGCGTTGTCACTGCCTTTGGTGGTTTTGCGCAGATGCTTGAGAGCACATACATGGCCACGCATTCTTCCTTCTTCG CTATGATTTCCGTTGCTGAGCAGTTTGGCAACCTGCGTGACACTCTGGGCTCCCTGCTCGGAATCTTCACCCTGCTTCGCTGGATCCGAACTCTCCTCGCCAAGCTCACTGGCCGTCCTCTGCCAGCCGATGCCGCGTCTCTCAATCCCTCAGATTTCGCCCTATTCCAGGGTCGATCTGGCAGCCCCGGCGGCGgatcttctcagcctcccaaGGCTAGCCGAAAgcccctcctcttcttcctcctcgccgccttcGGCCTCCCCTACCTCATGTCCAAGGTGATCAAGAGCATCTCTGCCAAcgtcgaggaggaagagagacgTATGGAGCAGCAGGCCCTCGAGGCCCAGAAGCCTGTTGATCCCGCCAAGCTGGAGTTCTGCCGTCTCCGCTTCGACTTCACTCCCCAGCAGCCCAACGGCATGGAGCTCGAGGGAAAGAAGGGCGACCTCGTCGCTGTCTTAAGCAAGAATGACCCCGCCGGCCAGCCCAGCGAGTGGTGGCACTGCCGTAGCCGCGACGGCCGCCAGGGATACCTGCCCTCTACCTACCTCGAGGTCTTGAAGCGATCTACATCCGAacccaagaagctcaaggctgcccCCGACAGCAGGACCAACTCCTTGACcagctcatcctcatccgaggagggcaagaaggagTACGCTACGGCAGACGGCATGCAGAGGAGTCACTTCTACTCTTAA
- a CDS encoding kelch motif domain-containing protein, with the protein MEDLGQSSASATRSPDKSSTLSSGHASRSQRTDIDPSATRRPPMFDDDDDDEDEEEEDLDGVDRSHTPGQLAARSNLPGEPQRGSKGAAELPLRQRAISATHSHPPPPRPATAPGQRKPTSSSNNVPDNPPPLPRDGEAEQKPAAAPAATPSSRATSAVSARQTSTIISRPVSGKHTTFPPLPKPDDGPDVQPAPASGMYWSKAPVSGSPHSNLRAHTVTLIGSNVYVFGGCDAKTCFNAMYVLDADSFYWSVPHMTGDIPMPLRAMTCTAVGKKLVVFGGGDGPAYYNDVYVLDTVNFRWSKPRIVGDKLPSKRRAHTACLYKNGIYIFGGGDGVRALNDIWRLDVSDTTKMSWRLISSAEKPVPGSRDRRPKARGYHTANMVGSKLIIFGGSDGGECFDDVWIYDVERHIWKLVNIPMTFRRLSHTATIVGSYLFVIGGHDGHEYCNDVLLLNLVTMTWDRRKAYGLPPSGRGYHGTVLYDSRLLVVGGFDGSDVFGDVMLLELAVHAYYSQISHFTIDV; encoded by the exons ATGGAGGATCTGGGCCAGTCGTCTGCTAGTGCGACCCGATCTCCTGACAAGTCATCAACCTTGAGCTCGGGACACGCCTCGCGGTCCCAAAGGACTGACATCGACCCCTCCGCTACTAGACGGCCCCCGATGttcgacgatgacgatgacgatgaggacgaggaagaggaagacttAGACGGTGTAGACCG GAGCCACACGCCAGGCCAGCTTGCTGCCAGGAGCAATCTACCAGGCGAGCCACAACGCGGCAGCAAGGGAGCTGCCGAATTGCCTCTTCGCCAACGGGCAATCTCAGCTACGCACTCACATCCGCCGCCCCCTCGCCCGGCCACAGCTCCCGGGCAGAGAAAACCGACAAGCTCCTCCAACAACGTCCCCGACaatccccctcccctccctcgCGATGGCGAAGCAGAACAAAAGCCGGCAGCGGCACCAGCTGCAACTCCATCGTCGAGAGCAACATCCGCAGTGTCAGCTCGCCAAACGAGCACCATCATCTCTCGCCCGGTGTCCGGCAAACATACCACTTTCCCCCCCTTGCCGAAACCCGACGATGGGCCAGACGTCCAACCCGCCCCAGCATCTGGCATGTACTGGTCTAAAGCCCCGGTATCTGGATCACCACACTCGAACCTGCGAGCTCATACGGTGACGCTCATTGGCTCCAACGTATACGTGTTTGGGGGCTGTGATGCAAAGACGTGCTTCAATGCCATGTATGTCCTCGACGCCGACTCCTTCTACTGGTCAGTGCCGCACATGACGGGAGATATTCCAATGCCCCTCCGAGCCATGACTTGCACGGCGGTGGGGAAGAAGCTCGTGGTATTTGGAGGCGGTGATGGCCCAGCGTATTACAACGATGTCTATGTACTTGATACCGTCAATTTCCGGTGGTCCAAGCCTCGCATCGTGGGAGACAAGCTGCCCTCAAAACGTCGTGCCCACACGGCGTGTCTGTACAAGAATGGCATCtacatctttggcggcggtgaCGGCGTGCGTGCTCTCAACGACATATGGCGGCTCGACGTCAGCGACACGACCAAAATGTCATGGAGGCTGATATCCAGTGCCGAGAAGCCGGTCCCTGGATCCAGGGACAGGCGGCCCAAGGCTCGCGGCTACCACACGGCGAACATGGTCGGCAGcaagctcatcatctttggcggGTCGGACGGCGGCGAGTGCTTCGACGACGTGTGGATCTACGACGTGGAGAGGCACATCTGGAAGCTCGTCAACATCCCCATGACGTTCCGCCGCCTCTCGCACACTGCCACCATTGTGGGCTCGTACCTGTTCGTCATCGGCGGCCACGACGGCCACGAGTACTGTAACgacgtgctgctgctcaaccTGGTCACCATGACGTGGGACCGCCGCAAGGCGTACGGCCTGCCGCCCAGCGGCCGCGGGTACCACGGCACCGTGCTGTACGACAGCAGGCTGCTCGTCGTGGGCGGCTTCGACGGCAGCGATGTGTTTGGCGACGTTATGCTTCTGGAGCTGGCGGTCCACGCGTATTACTCGCAAATCAGCCATTTCACGATTGatgtatga